In Vigna angularis cultivar LongXiaoDou No.4 chromosome 8, ASM1680809v1, whole genome shotgun sequence, the DNA window ATAAGACTTCAATCCAACTTCGATTGATAACAATTATAAATCAGTCTTATCTCTAACTTCGATTGATAACAATTATAGATcagtcttatctctagttgacacTATAGATcagtcttatctctagttgacacGTGACTTCCAACTATACCAACGATTATGCAATCAGATTATGCAGACATTAACTTTGTTAGCATCTTATGAATGCAGATTTCATGTAGGATATGGGACCAAATCAACGAATAGGTTACAcaagaaaagtaaaaagttaAACTGTACTAAAGCATAAGAAAAACCGGATTATAAATACAAGTTCAGTTTGTTCCTCAAAAAGTCTTAGATAAACCTGACCTCAAGTTAAGTATTACAAGGCAAAAAAGGCAGTTTATATATGCATGAAGTTGTTAATACACAAACACCTCATAATAAGATCATGTACCCTTGGCTATACCCTTAGCACCAGGAAGATCAATCCACTGCAACTGAATTTCAACTTCACCACATTCCACATTCTGCAATCTAAGGATCATATCTTGCACAAACTTGCCATTGGCATAAGTGATGCAGCTCTCATCAGCCAGGAAGTTCTCCCTGCTTGGTTGTATTCTTTTTATCACAGTTCCATTTGGAATGCCACTTAAGTTGCTCTTCAACGCTTCTATAAAGGGAAAGATGTCAAATTCTGCATCTCCCATTCTGTCATCTTTGCTGAAGGTGTCATGATCATACACAGTCTGAAATCAGATACAACCATCAACTAATGAGTGGTCTAATTCATTTGTCAGACATTAGaacatttcaaaacaaattacCACAGGGTTAGAGGACAATGATGATCACATCTAGGGTATTCTACAATGAATTTACTTCTAGGGTGTCAGTGAATATCTTACAATAGGCTTCAAAATCAAATGTATTTTTCAAATGCTTTTACAAACtcaatttacaaaaattaaagttattcaaagttaattttgaaaactttaatcCAAAAATAGAAAACTCAGGTTTGAATGAACTTTATTTGCAAAACCCCTTCCTTTACTTCCATTTCAAATTGAGTTTCAAGGAAGAACTCAGTTTACAATAGCATTGAACTCAATACCAAACAACAGGTTTTTTCAGTTTACTTTTTGAACATATGTGGAGGACTCCCAACTGAAACCAAACATAGCCTAAGTTTCAGACAAACTTGCCCTGAAATGGAAGTTCAAAGCATCACTTCAAACACACTCTTAGCCAAAACCTAAAATGAAGTTTGAAAACACTTTGAAAAAATTTCTTAGGACAATAATTACATCAGAATAGAGGAACTCATGAAGTTGCATATAGAATTCGTGAAAATAACTTGTTTTTACCCCCAATGAAGAGGcaagaaaaacatgattaaCATCTAATATTAACAAGAAAAATCTGCATCACCATCTTTCAACTGAACCGAATTTTACAAACTAGAAAAAAGAATGAACAAATTCAGCCACTCACCAGTTTAACTTGGTGATTCGGATCTATAATAGAAAGTGTAAGGTCTTCATTCCACTCCGGATTCACATCCTTTTTAATGACACGAGTCTTTAGTTTCTGCAAACCAAAAAAAGGTGTCTTCATTTAAACAAGATCAACCACAACACAGATATTGTAAATAAATTGCTTCAATTTCAAACACTAGCATTAACAACTAATGACGACAacaacacatacacatacacccCTATGTTATGATCATCATACAagtcaaacatcaattaaaaacatGACACAAATTTAGAACCTCTAACCCATTTAAAACATAGAAATAAAAACTAGATATCAAGAAAGATTAAGAAAAACGGAGAGAAATATCCAAAATTAACAACAAAGGGTACCGAAAATAGCTAAAAAGATTGAATTTTTAAGATGAAAATAGAAAAGTGAAGAGAAGACCTGATTGAACATCTTGATGACAACATAAGGGTCGCTACTTCGGACATCACGAACGGCAAGGTTGATACCACGCTTCACGCGAACCCTCAAAAGACCAAGCAGATTTTCCATCAGAGTCTTTGGTATTGAATCCAATTCCtccatttcttttattatttacaatttataGTGATAAGAATATGACAGTTTCTTCtggaaaataacaaaaaactcCAAATTGATGAATAAGTGAGTTGTTTATTGTAAAACTAACGAAGAGGTTATTTTGTTGGTAattgaaaaaatgaaatgagAAAGGAAACGTAGAAGTGGGACCCACCAGAAATGGGATGTTGGTTTttgaaggagagagaaaaagcttagaaagaggagaaggagaagatatATCTTTGAATTGTTTGTGTTGTCTTTTTGTGTGGGAATGAGAGGTGACATGTGCTTTGCTTTGGTTTTTATTTGACTTTTGAACAGTTGAATCTGATGGATATGACATCACTCCAATCAAATGTTTGTGTGTTGCATtcaacatttataatattttcttttgttaatttcatttttaaatgtgATTAGGATTTTATAATAAAGGATTAAATGTGTATTATGTAAATTTTCAAatgtgttaaatattttttttgaaaaagaaaattggtttATGTTTGCttctttgaaatttaattatctttaaatatattactaCTAATGAAAGTAAGCAAAAATTTGATGTGTAGGACAATTTTGAtcgataaaaataattttgattaatatgaAGTTATATGTTAAATGCAATAGTAATTTATGCACAATTTCGGTTGTCGTTAATGTTAAAAATCCATAATGTATTTACATTTTAGGGGAtgaaaatgataagaaaaattatttaggaatgtatttaacatttttcaatttgcaaaaatgtaaaatataatttaccaTATAATgtataaagttttttaatacaCAGCTTATATATACTTAAATTCTTCCTAAATAGATAGATTTAAGCTGGCAAATTATGTCTGATTTATGAAAAGTAATTTACATTATGTTACAATGtaagtttttattatcaaaatttctttctaaattcagtaaaatttaacttaaaataaatactaaagCAATAAATTGAAAGagagaaataattttaaacagcTGTACAAATAAAATCGAAAGGAGGGACTTTGAAGAAGAATTTAGAGGTAATtgcaaaatcaaaataaatttgaaattaaaatttcaatattctaaaaaaaatgaagctGTTTATGGAAAACTCATACCATGTGTttgatacttttatttaaaaggtTATATACTCTATTTTATGGAAGTAATTAAAATACTCACTACAAATTGTAAAATACTGAAATTCTATGAagtatttctttaaaattataaaaaaattgaaatgtcacttttaagagtaagatgTTTAGATTATGTCACCTCTCCTTTAAGACAAACTAAACCATTTGAACAATCACTGCtttttttaagaactaaaaatgcaacataatataatataatcttGCAATCACGCTAAGAAAACTCTCACAGAAGAAGGGTTCAATGCGTTGATAATTACTGTAATATTTTTGTCAAGAAAAGGCTAACTTCAAAAATTACCTTTCTCTAAAATCAACAATACTACATCTCTTTAAAATCTAGGCCTCTATTTAGAGAACTCAGTCTTAATTTACATCGTTTCAGTTTTTCTCAATACATTAAATGATTAGTCGGTGTGATCCAATCAAACTCCATATTCAACTCAtctaaattaatcaaattaatcaaaaccaAAGTTTTAAATATCACAGGCATAGCAGATGTTGCCTTATTTCTTTCATACAGCTGTAAGATTTCTTTAATCTTTACAATAACAGCAGCCTATAACCGGaagaataatttttctaaagaaTCAATATCAGCAAAAACCTTGCCTATATAACACTAATACCACAAAGTAAGTAGTATTGTTCTAAAGAGCCATATATGTTCTCTCTGAGAAACCCAAATGTTTTTCCCTTCCAACCAATGGAGGCAAAAGCCAAGAGCGTAGTAATAGAAGACAAAAAAATGCCAATAAAAGAACTCAATTTAGGGTTTAATCTTGGAAGGTTCTCCAACAGCACTCTCCATTCTTGCATACCACTCACCAATACGAGTGTGCTCCACCATATCCTTGCCAGACGTCAAATAGCGTATGGGTTTTAAAACCCCAAAGACCGCCAGGTCGGCTAAGTTAGGTTTAGACCCTCCTGAAAAGACAGAAAAGTAATCATGCATCATACAGTTAATGGATGTTTTAGCATTGATATTATAATCTCCTTAACACTATTGAAGAGTACATACCAAGGAAATCTCGGCCATTTAGAGCTTTTACCCATGTTTCTGCTGCCTCATAAAGTGCAGCACGTTCATCAGTTATGTTGTATTTCTTCTTCAGATTCTTAGACACAAAATACATAGCTGCAGCTCCAGCAAACTTCACCGAAAGTTTTTCTATGTAGCTGAAATTGCCTAAAACcatcaatataaacaaaatatcacaacacattaatttttaggtttaatagatCAGGGATAACGAAAGAagtttaaataaagtaaattaagCGTTTGTAAACATGATATGAGTGGGCTGAAAGTAGATAAAGAACGGTACGCAAGGAGAGAgtgttttgaagaaaaattaagTCCTTGTATGTGTTCTTTGCATTTACATTagggaaaagaaagagataaaagaaaatcatcaaAAGAGTTAATTTTGCCCACCAAAAGAAAATGGACTACTAGTATAGATTAAGTAAAGACACAACAGACTAggaaaatgtgttttaaaaaaatgatgattcTTGATGTGTGAACTGTTGTACAAGTCAAAATGGGAGAAAGCTGATGTGTTAGTGTGCGGACACGCATGCATACACATTTATGTATCACAGCATTACATTAGTGACAAAGTAAACCTTGAAAGTTTACTTTAGTGACAATGCATATACATTTTTGTACAAGTCAAGAGTGAAGCCCAGGTGATATCCTCTTAAGTATCTTCTACAACAAATCAAAAGATGGTGTCCCACTACAAAAGAGCGTCATCCCgtgataaatatttaaattcctCATCTCAGTTTCTTTCCTAACGAGTCTACTTTACAAATAAAGTTCCAGCACTTTTGGCTTTGGGCAAATACAATTCTTACAATTTGTTATTTAATCAAAAGTGTCATCCTCAGCTAAATATTTAGATTCCTAATATCATTTTGTTGCACGACAAGTCTACTTTACACATAAACTTCCAGCTTTTGGTTTTGTTCATTATCTTTCTCTAGGAAAGCCAAGGTCATTGTTAGtgcaatcaaatatatattatagaaagaaatctaattcaactttaaaaaatcgccttgtaaaacaagttttacactcacttatatactataatctGGAAAAAACGTGAGATCTCCAACACTATCTACATAGGATATCCAATGCACAAAAAGACTATAGGTGTTACCTTCCTTCATTAAattgtcttctttttttcagAACATATCTTCCTTGATGATTCTACATACTTCACCCCTACAAGAAGACAGTGTTTGTCCTTCTCTTCCTCTACCTATCAACCTCAGCCGTTGCTCTTCCTTGGATAACTTATCATTGTCGTCCATATAAAGTTTCAGCATCACAACCAGGCCCCAAGACCAATGTTTCGGCACCTACTCCAGCTTTTTCACCTTCTCTGTACCAGCTTTCCAAACTTCCCAATTGCAATTTGCAAAATTATTCATTCCATACATTATCACCATCCTCTTTATAACTGTCCAAGTTACATCACCTTTCCGCTGTTCAATATGTTTTCATCTTTTCCTTATCCTTTGTCTCTGTTCCTAAAGTTGTCTAGGAAGCTCTTTTGCTTTTAGGATGAGTCAACCAGCGATTAAGTAAATGTAAGCTCTGGATTAAACCATACTGAAGAGGTGGCTCTTTACCtctagacaaaaatactctggGCTGCCATTGGTTCTTCAATATAAAAGTACGACCCAATTCTATGCTCAaccttgaaatcaccacaacACTAAACTTGAGAGAATGCTAGTGCAGCTTTCTCCTTCACGAAGTTTATTTTGTCACCTGTGCCAGAGACCTGAACCAATGACCTGTGGGCAACCTGAACTCCAGCAACTTTTCAGATGATCCATtaatacagttttttttttcatttttcttttttttcctcctgtttcttttttattcttcttcatTCCATTTCTGCTTTGTTTTTGCGCCCTCCTTTCAGATATTCATCACATTTTGTTCCTTTTTATAGTTCTCCATTTCAGttctctccttttctctttttgcaaatgttcattttctatttggttctatttttacattttctaatatttttttctctcctttcctCTTTTATTACAAATGCTCCTTCTCAATTTGGTGCTTTTCATTTTACTGTTATCAGTTTTTTTACtctatttcttcattttacaAAAGTTCTTTTCCTTTTTGGTTATGTATTTTGTTAAAGTTCTCTGGGTTTAATTTctcctttttacaaaatatatatttctaattattGCTGTTTATTACAGTGCAAATTGAAAGTATTGTTTTTAGAATCTTCTTCAACTAAGAAAAAAGGTTCTAGTTGAAGAATCTGGAGAAGACAGTTGTGAGGAGGAAAAATTAGAAGGATTGTTAAATGTTAATTTGGAAATGTCAAGAGTATATTGGGTTAGAAGAGGGGGATGAGGATAATGATTATGTGTCATTTTGTCTTTTGATATTGCCTTTATGTTATGTGATGATAATCATTGCCCACCATGGCTTCCATCATGAGACTCCATGCCATCTGCCATATTTATACGGCAGATTTTTTGCTCACATTCATTAGCCGTTATCTGCTATTTATAACCTTGTAATACAGAATCGTTCAAGTGTCTTCACCTAATAGTTTATGCTTAGTTGTTTCATCAATACAGATTTTGTTCAAAATCCATGCTTATATGAAAAGGGCAATCCATACAACAGAAAACTTAGTGGAAAGACGCATAAACCATAGCACATGCTAGAATAAGTGTAAAAAACTAATAAGAGATTATATTTGTTAATCAAAGGCCAGGATCAACTTACCGTTGCTAGTAATATACTCAAAGGATTCAAGTGCTTCAGTGGTATTTCGATAAATATTTGGTGACAGAACATGCACTAAATGGTTATCAACCCACCTATTTCAGAAGAGAAAGTCAAATTAGCCTCTTTTAGATATACATTCTAAAGCTAAAATCGATTCAATTACTTCAccctaatttatttttttacttttctcaaACATGGAAATATTACTGACAGCAACTCAAGTTGTCATATTGGATCTTGCAATCCAACCCAATTGTAAAAGTATTTGGGTGTACAAATTTAAGAACAAACAATGGATGCCAAACTGAGCATTTTACTAAAAATCAGTGCACCCAAAACACAAGTTGGCTGGTACTGATATATACACACTCTACACCTACTTTTCTTACTCAAATGAATGGTATTTACAGCAATTAGGGGTAGAGCTAGAGTAAAAAGAATAAGAGTAGCCAACAAAAAGCATTTATTGGGGGTGTTGCCAGATCAAACCGTAGTAGCACTTATTGTTGGAAAGACTAAACCAACGTTAGAAATCAAGAGAATCAAAACTAATCAATTGGAAAATTGGTTGATTAAAATCTAACCCCGTATAGATACATAAGATTCCTAACACAAATGTGCAATAAAAGAGGGCTGAAATCAAATCTTGCACATAAAGAAAGCCAAAAAGTtaactatatcacaaacaaagGGAGGACCAACTTAAATTATACTGTTTTTTACATAAGGATAAATGATCAAGTATTGCTAGAAGAATAGCACAATGCATTTATATGTGGAAGCTTCATGTAAAAAGATAAGTCAAATGTTTTAAAGTCATcagtaaatatattttctttaaaccTAAAAGGTAAAACCAAAAGGCAGAGAAACTGAGGCAGAAAGAAAGGTTTGTCTTTCGGTCACACCACCAATCTCTCTTTTTAAATTGGTTCaaaaatgaaagagtgaaaCTGAAATCGCTTCTTATAAATggaaaaaatgaaattcaatcatACTATCAAAGGAATTTTTCTGCCACTTCACCCTCTTACGTTTATTAGACATGTGCttgattacaaaataaaacaaagccaaaagaaagaaaaccctACCGTCGCCATTTTGTCTCTTCATCCTCAGAAGTTGACTCTGGAATTTTCTTCGACAGAATCTTAAGTCCCAGCTTATCAATTATAgctgcaaaacaaaacaaaattacagtGGTTCAATAGGCACAAGTCCATGATAAACTTTACAAACGAATTTCAAGGAAAAATGTAGAAACCTGATGAATCATTTAGCTGCTCGCCATCGACCATCAATATTGGCACTTTCTGATATTCAGAccatttgatttcttttttgcTAAGAGGGTTGACTTCCACAACTTTGTAAGGTATATCATAGTAGTCCAAAAATGCTGGTAAAGCAATTAAAAATATCAGTAACAGAAACCAGGAAACTTAAACTGCCAAATCGGGATGCAAGCtacagaaaataaataaaattaaatgtatagAAAAATAAACGAACAGCATCCTAGCCCATGCACTCCACTATATGCAAGAGATAAATCAATAGGGTGAATACAGCCTCATTTAAAAAGAGTGATCTGACTGTCAATGTGTCATTTTTCCACCCCCTTTCTATTTCTATGTCTCCAAGCTTATATTCAAAATTCTGACACAACTCTAGAGGAATCCATGAAATCCGAGGAACAAACTCCTACCACTCAACCCACATCCTTCCACGTGTTTGGGATGTCTTCGCCAAAACTATTAGTTTCTAAAATCGCGTCTTGTACGCTGAAACATGGAAACAAACAATCTAGAAGTAGCCTTTGGACATGTAATTTAACATAAACGACCTATTAACCAACTATCAAACTACATTGAATTCCATAAATCCAACCATTAGATTGAGACTTTTCCATTAAGGTTTTCGAAATTCTTCCTCAATGAATTTCCTCTCTCGACCTATATCACACTTACCAAAAATACAACTTCAGTTACAGCATGACAAATCCATGAATATTTAATTCATCTAAAATTCTTAGAAGTGACGATCAACCTAACATGATACGATTCAACGGTTAGATGGCGGTTAGGTTTAACCTTTGACTTTGTTGCAGAAAGGGCAAGCCTCGAACTGGTAAAGAACGACCTCGCGTGGAAGGGCCTCGGGCGGCGGAGGCTCCTTAGCGAGGACTTCCTGGGAGAAGAGGGCGCCGGCGAATCCGAGAGACGCGGCGGCAAAGGGAGCGAGGAGGTAGGAGAAGCGGCGACGGTGGGAGTGGTCGGCGGCGGTGGGGCTGCCGTGGAGAAGGCGGCTTTGGACGACGTAGGAGGTGGCGCGTCGGGCGGCGAGCGTTCTGAACAGAATGGAGGGTACCCTTCTCATAGCGTCGCGTCGGAGATTTGAATCAGATCTCTGACTCTCACTGTCCTACGATGGCTTCGGTCGTTCAGTTGAAAGGGTTTATGTGGGTTTCGTGGATCCACGCACACAGGGTTTTAGCTTTTGGACCACGTGCTATCCACGTGATCAAAAAAGTTAATTCACACAATTTCTTACTAATTACAACTGTTAATTTTTAGGTTTAactactttatatttattttattttatcattcttaagcaatatgtttttttaaactcAAGTACCTCTTCATATTacaaaagtcatttaaattttataatttaataatatttttctatttttataactattataacaataataattttgttacgataataataataacaataatcacAAATCACGGTCATTATATTTACTAAACAGAAGAAgtcataataataatacatatttatttagtttatgaatatttataattttcaaaatacattatgaaaagtgtatctataattatttatttaattaagaagTAATATATTGGGTTAttgtgaaatatttaaaattaatataatataatagaaaacaaTTATGATTtggaaaaaatttaaatatcatttatgCATTGATAATTGCTtgaaatttctcaaaattttctcattttcataaatatcttttttaacaTTATCAAATTAGAAGGGATATTTACAATGAGAAATGTGTCTTTTTACGCTTACTTTACAATCCAGTCATAttcagaaattttttttttcttattaatcgatttgattttcatttataatgtttggtataataagtttatatttggtagtttttttttgttataaaaattgtaagaatatttaaaaaccaattaaataatataaccaatatattatttatcatcCCTAACTCAAAACCCTGCGACTGTGTTCCATCCATTGAGATAAACCTCAGTTCtgaaagaaaggagaaagcaAAACATAACAATGTCAGCTTCTAAGTCTGCACTGTATGGAATCGGAACCGCAATTTTCCGTACCCATCGAACCGCACCTGTAACTGTTAATTCTTCCTTTATCTTCTTCAAACCTATTCCCTTCACGCCACCGCAATTCCTCCGCCGCAGTTCCTCCTCTTCCGCCGCCGCCGAAACACTGCCCTCCGTCGACCACCCCTGGTCGGAATGGGTCTCCTTCGTGGACCGCTTGAACGCCAAAGGCTACCTCTCCAAGCCCTCCTCTTCCGACAACACTGTAAGCCTTTACACCGACATGAACTCTCTCAAGGACGCTTGTCTCAGCTTCGGGCGCGACCGTTACGACCTGATAAAGTCTGTTTTCGTCTCCTCGTCCTTTTTTAAATTTCGATACGAGAAAATTGAACTTGTTTGGGATTGGTTTGGGTGGAATTCTCTTTAAACACTTTTACAAtgtgaaaatgagaaaaaattatttatgttgcTCCATGAGCTAAAATTTGCTAGCTAGCGTGTAAGCTAATATGTAGAAACGTTTTATTGTCTTTACGTTTGTCTCCTGAAAGTATTTATGAAAAGTTTAGTCCAATCAAGCCCTtagtttttcctttttactGTGGTTTGTTTGGTGATAA includes these proteins:
- the LOC108344942 gene encoding protein C2-DOMAIN ABA-RELATED 4 gives rise to the protein MEELDSIPKTLMENLLGLLRVRVKRGINLAVRDVRSSDPYVVIKMFNQKLKTRVIKKDVNPEWNEDLTLSIIDPNHQVKLTVYDHDTFSKDDRMGDAEFDIFPFIEALKSNLSGIPNGTVIKRIQPSRENFLADESCITYANGKFVQDMILRLQNVECGEVEIQLQWIDLPGAKGIAKGT
- the LOC108343811 gene encoding uncharacterized protein LOC108343811, with amino-acid sequence MRRVPSILFRTLAARRATSYVVQSRLLHGSPTAADHSHRRRFSYLLAPFAAASLGFAGALFSQEVLAKEPPPPEALPREVVLYQFEACPFCNKVKAFLDYYDIPYKVVEVNPLSKKEIKWSEYQKVPILMVDGEQLNDSSAIIDKLGLKILSKKIPESTSEDEETKWRRWVDNHLVHVLSPNIYRNTTEALESFEYITSNGNFSYIEKLSVKFAGAAAMYFVSKNLKKKYNITDERAALYEAAETWVKALNGRDFLGGSKPNLADLAVFGVLKPIRYLTSGKDMVEHTRIGEWYARMESAVGEPSKIKP